CCATCGGAGCTTCCAACTTCCATGAGGCCATGAGGATTGGCGCTGAGGTTCGGATGTTCATCACCGATTGGTTCTGCTGATTCTCTCGTTCACTGTCTCACTCAAGTGTTTGTGTCCAGGTCTACCACAATCTGAAGAACGTCATCAAGGCCAAGTATGGGAAGGACGCCACCAATGTGGGTGATGAGGGAGGCTTCGCACCAAACATCCTGGAGAACAACGAGGGTGAGACATGCACATGTTTGATGGAAGTGACTCTGTGGGAGGAATGACCCACATGACCCATCTCTGTTTGTCTCCCTGCAGCTCTGGAGCTGCTAAAGACAGCCATCGCGAAGGCCGGCTATCCCGACAAAATCATCATTGGCATGGATGTAGCGGCTTCCGAGTTCTTCCGCAGCGGAAAGTATGACCTGGACTTTAAGTCCCCTGATGACCCAGCAAGACACATCAGTGGCGAGAAGCTGGGAGACCTGTACCGCAGCTTCATCAAGGGCTACCCCGGTGAGGTGGACATGTCTGTGACAGGACACCCACTTGTATCACGTCCTTTCTTGAGTCTGTTGATGTCCTCATGATGTGTAAGGTTctattctgtctctgtctctctctctctctttccagtcCAGTCCATTGAGGATCCATTCGACCAAGATGATTGGGAACAGTGGGCCAAGTTCACTGCCTCTGTGGACATacaggtgagacagacaggtgatGTCAGCCAGAGTCTTTATGGCTGAAGAAAAGGGATGAcattgacctgtgtgtgtgtctgaccaaTCAGATTGTAGGAGACGACCTGACAGTGACCAATCCCAAGAGGATCCAGCAGGCGGTGGACAAGAAGGCCTGTAACTGTCTGCTGCTCAAAGTCAACCAGATTGGCTCTGTGACTGAGTCTATCCAGGCGTAAGACACCTGCCTATCTGTCTCTCAGTCTTCTCTTTGTTCAATGACTAAATTTAACTTCATATTTTGCCTGTCTCTCAGGTGTAAGCTGGCTCAGAGCAGTGGTTGGGGTGTGATGGTCAGTCATCGCTccggagagacagaggacacattCATCTCTGACCTTGTGGTGGGACTGTGCACTGGACAGGTATGCAGATAGACAGGTTGACTTTTtatagacaaaaacaacacattatctGAACCACATgcctgtcgctctctctctctccctgtgacCTGTCTCTCTCAGATTAAAACCGGTGCCCCCTGCAGATCAGAGCGTCTAGCCAAATACAACCAACTGATGAGGTAAGAACTTCCTGCCTTTTCAGAGTAAAAGCCATATTTTTttggacagaaaataaaaagatgacCTCATGttatttgacctctgacctttaggATTGAGGAGGAGCTTGGAGACAAGGCTAAGTTTGCTGGCAAAGACTACCGCCACCCAAAGATCAACTAAAGTGCCGTTGTGACAACCGACTGACAACAGCAACTCCGCCTTACAAGCTGGGGGTGAGAGGTCACAATGGGTTTGACCCCGCCTCTCTGGCTATAATTCCATTCATGATGTTTTCTATATAAAACACAAAGGTTGAATAAAGATGagggaagaaaacaaacatggctgcctgtttctgtctgttACCTCCTCCTGTTAGCAAAGAACCGGGGTTACACAAATAACCCGCACTGTGATACAGGAAGTGGAGCAGCTGAATTCCCTGTGACTATGTCCTGTTATCACAGAACCATGTAAACTGAATCTTTgtaataaaatcattaaaaacaataaaaataaaatgttgaacaaTGGTTCAACAGGGTTCAGGAACTATGATCCTCAGTTTTCCTGCCGTTGCCATTGAGACAAATCTACAGTTGTCAGATCAAACTTGATCCCATTCAAGACCTAGTAAACCAGGACCCATCAGCCTCCTGTCATCATGGAATCTTCTCATTGACTCTGGAAACTCCTCAAGGCCTGATGGAGACCCAAAAAAAGTTTTGCTAAGTTTTGAAATTGAGGccaggtataaaaaaaaaaaaacagaccttgAAAGGCATTGCCTCACGACAGAACAGATTCTCACACTCAGACAGATCCATTATTCATGTCCACACACTCGTGACGTCAATGCCGAATGACCAAGGAGTTTGGGGAGAAGTCCGTCTGTTGCCTGGCGATGAGCAGCGGCTGTATGAAGTAGGAGTGACGAGGCGCGGTGACACTCGACCCTCACCTCCTTTAGGTCCTCGTTTTGTTTCCTTCCTGTTTCCCAGCTCCAAGCTTCAAGGCCCCCTC
This Solea solea chromosome 3, fSolSol10.1, whole genome shotgun sequence DNA region includes the following protein-coding sequences:
- the eno3 gene encoding beta-enolase → MSITKIHAREILDSRGNPTVEVDLWTAKGLFRAAVPSGASTGVHEALELRDQDKDRYLGKGTLKAVKHVNVDIAPALIEKKFSVVEQEKIDKFMLDLDGTENKSKFGANAILGVSLAVCKAGAAEKGVPLYRHIADLAGHKDVILPVPAFNVINGGSHAGNKLAMQEFMILPIGASNFHEAMRIGAEVYHNLKNVIKAKYGKDATNVGDEGGFAPNILENNEALELLKTAIAKAGYPDKIIIGMDVAASEFFRSGKYDLDFKSPDDPARHISGEKLGDLYRSFIKGYPVQSIEDPFDQDDWEQWAKFTASVDIQIVGDDLTVTNPKRIQQAVDKKACNCLLLKVNQIGSVTESIQACKLAQSSGWGVMVSHRSGETEDTFISDLVVGLCTGQIKTGAPCRSERLAKYNQLMRIEEELGDKAKFAGKDYRHPKIN